The Kineosporiaceae bacterium genome includes a window with the following:
- the dctP gene encoding TRAP transporter substrate-binding protein DctP — MDKQGAPVPAVTELVLGTADPGDAELTFFVDAVDRASEHRLRVRVDSTTYNSETPGGEAKLAGDVRAGTVALGYVASRNLATDGAPAFQALHAPFLLGDTSDAIALAGSPVAGDVLASLDDRGIHGLALVPLESRRLISRQPILALSDLKGARIRINDSAQSAKLISAWSAVPAQGYVAAKTKAELMAGRLDAVETSPAYIVSNAYSTSAPYLTSFGLFPKIEVLVANQQAWTRLSDTDRTALTFAAAQTLTHAATQTPQQEAKALSHLCASGVVVVQPADQALSALKAAATQARPDDAQATAWFARLRDALASVGQAGTSATPSDCPVATTAAQATQLHGSAASPSATPSPTTTAAVSPFPTGTYTTFVTRAQWKAADITSNLATADVTFTSTFGADGRFTQSLAPALPDQGPYEGTYKVEGDRLILDYHAVASPTDRYAETVTWSYFKGELHFVVVDVADDASKVIYRQPWRKVG; from the coding sequence GTGGACAAGCAGGGCGCGCCCGTCCCCGCGGTCACCGAATTGGTCCTGGGCACCGCCGACCCCGGCGACGCCGAACTCACGTTCTTCGTGGACGCCGTCGACCGCGCGTCCGAGCATCGGCTGCGCGTGCGCGTGGACTCCACCACGTACAACAGTGAGACCCCTGGTGGTGAGGCGAAGCTGGCCGGCGACGTCCGGGCCGGCACCGTGGCACTCGGCTACGTCGCCTCCCGGAACCTGGCCACCGACGGCGCCCCGGCTTTCCAGGCGCTGCACGCCCCGTTCCTGCTCGGCGACACCTCCGATGCCATCGCTCTGGCGGGCAGCCCGGTGGCTGGAGACGTCCTGGCCAGCCTCGACGACCGAGGCATCCACGGCCTCGCCCTCGTCCCGCTCGAGAGCCGCCGGCTGATCTCTCGGCAACCGATCCTGGCCCTGAGCGACCTGAAGGGGGCCCGGATCCGGATCAACGACAGCGCCCAGTCCGCGAAGCTGATCTCGGCCTGGTCCGCGGTTCCCGCTCAGGGTTATGTCGCCGCGAAGACCAAGGCAGAACTCATGGCCGGGCGGCTGGACGCCGTCGAGACCTCGCCGGCCTACATCGTCTCCAATGCCTACTCCACCTCAGCGCCCTACCTGACGTCGTTCGGCCTGTTCCCCAAGATCGAGGTCCTGGTCGCCAATCAGCAGGCGTGGACCCGCCTCTCCGACACCGACCGGACCGCGCTCACGTTCGCCGCGGCACAGACCCTGACGCACGCGGCGACCCAGACGCCTCAGCAGGAGGCCAAGGCACTGTCCCACTTGTGCGCGAGCGGCGTCGTCGTTGTCCAACCGGCGGATCAGGCGTTGAGCGCGCTGAAGGCAGCGGCCACCCAGGCCCGACCGGACGACGCGCAGGCGACCGCGTGGTTCGCCCGCCTGCGCGATGCCCTGGCGTCGGTAGGCCAGGCCGGGACGTCGGCGACGCCCTCCGACTGCCCGGTGGCCACCACCGCCGCGCAGGCGACGCAGCTGCACGGCAGCGCCGCGTCACCGTCCGCCACACCGTCCCCGACCACGACGGCAGCGGTGTCTCCCTTCCCGACCGGCACCTACACGACCTTCGTGACCCGCGCCCAGTGGAAGGCCGCCGACATCACCTCGAACCTCGCGACGGCCGACGTCACCTTCACGTCGACGTTCGGCGCCGATGGGAGGTTCACCCAATCACTGGCTCCGGCCTTGCCGGACCAGGGACCCTACGAGGGCACCTACAAGGTCGAGGGTGACCGGCTGATCCTCGACTACCACGCCGTCGCTTCACCGACGGACCGCTACGCCGAGACCGTGACGTGGAGCTACTTCAAGGGTGAGCTCCACTTCGTCGTGGTGGACGTCGCCGACGACGCAAGCAAGGTCATCTACCGACAGCCATGGCGCAAGGTCGGCTGA
- a CDS encoding response regulator transcription factor yields the protein MRVVVAEDMALLRAGLSRLLEAESIEVVAEVGDAPALLSAVAALRPDVALVDIKMPPTHTDEGLRAAVDIRQRNPATAVLLLSSYLDVRYASQLLDLGSQSCGYLLKDRVAHPAVLVDALHRVCAEECVLDPAVVTQLLGRSRVAGPLDQLSAREREILSLMAEGHSNARICILLSLSQRTVESHVRNIFNRLGLDESPDSSRRVLAVLTYLKG from the coding sequence ATGCGGGTAGTCGTCGCGGAGGACATGGCGCTGCTACGAGCCGGGCTCAGCAGGCTCCTCGAAGCCGAGAGCATCGAGGTCGTCGCGGAGGTGGGAGATGCACCGGCCCTGCTGTCCGCCGTCGCCGCGCTACGACCCGACGTGGCGCTCGTCGATATCAAGATGCCGCCCACCCACACCGATGAGGGCCTTCGAGCCGCGGTCGACATCCGACAGCGCAACCCCGCGACGGCTGTTCTGCTGCTCTCGAGCTACCTCGATGTCCGATACGCGTCCCAGCTGCTGGACCTGGGTTCGCAGTCGTGCGGTTACCTGCTCAAGGACCGGGTCGCCCATCCCGCGGTCCTCGTCGATGCCCTGCACCGGGTGTGTGCGGAGGAGTGCGTGCTCGACCCAGCGGTGGTCACCCAGCTGCTGGGCCGCAGCCGTGTCGCCGGCCCCCTGGACCAGCTCAGTGCGAGGGAGCGGGAGATCCTCTCGCTGATGGCCGAAGGGCACTCCAACGCTCGCATCTGTATCTTGCTGAGCCTGAGCCAACGGACCGTCGAGTCGCACGTGCGGAACATCTTCAACCGGTTGGGCCTCGACGAGTCGCCTGACTCGAGCCGTCGCGTTCTCGCCGTCCTCACCTACCTCAAGGGCTGA